From Pseudomonas vanderleydeniana, the proteins below share one genomic window:
- a CDS encoding acetyltransferase encodes MKKLAVLGASGHGKVVADTAECCGWTQVDFYDDGWPEITVTGAWEVIGDGEALLASVEKYDGVLVAIGNNSIRQKKIIELELAGAELISLKHPQCSFSRYATLGKGSVVFAGAIVNVGASIGVGAIINSGCSVDHDCQLGEYVHISPGARLAGGVVVGDLTWVGVGAAVRQSLHIGSNVIVGAGAAVISDIPDNLTFVGVPARKLK; translated from the coding sequence ATGAAGAAATTGGCGGTTCTTGGTGCCAGTGGGCACGGTAAAGTAGTAGCTGACACTGCTGAGTGTTGCGGTTGGACACAGGTCGATTTTTATGATGATGGCTGGCCTGAGATCACCGTGACTGGAGCATGGGAAGTTATCGGTGATGGTGAGGCTCTGCTTGCCTCTGTTGAAAAGTATGACGGTGTTCTCGTTGCTATTGGTAATAACTCAATTCGACAAAAAAAAATTATTGAGCTGGAGCTTGCGGGGGCAGAGCTCATCAGCCTGAAGCACCCACAATGCAGTTTTAGTCGTTATGCTACGCTTGGTAAAGGATCTGTTGTTTTTGCCGGTGCAATTGTCAACGTTGGCGCAAGTATCGGAGTCGGAGCAATTATTAATTCTGGCTGCAGTGTTGATCATGACTGTCAACTTGGCGAATATGTTCATATCAGTCCAGGTGCAAGGCTTGCTGGAGGTGTGGTGGTAGGTGATCTTACCTGGGTGGGAGTAGGAGCTGCCGTACGTCAATCACTTCATATAGGCTCTAACGTGATTGTCGGTGCAGGCGCTGCTGTAATAAGTGATATTCCTGATAATCTTACTTTTGTTGGTGTGCCAGCTCGTAAGCTGAAATGA
- the tnpB gene encoding IS66 family insertion sequence element accessory protein TnpB (TnpB, as the term is used for proteins encoded by IS66 family insertion elements, is considered an accessory protein, since TnpC, encoded by a neighboring gene, is a DDE family transposase.), with product MKSAPLYPKPVDFRKSIDGLAALVELDIKVAVFDPVLFVFLNKARNRIKVLYWERNGFCLWLKRLEAKRFKTTHELTYDVIVLTVQELHWLLDT from the coding sequence TTGAAAAGTGCACCTCTCTACCCCAAGCCCGTGGACTTCCGAAAATCCATCGATGGCCTGGCTGCACTGGTCGAATTGGATATCAAAGTCGCCGTGTTCGATCCTGTGTTGTTCGTCTTCCTCAACAAGGCGCGTAACCGGATCAAGGTGTTGTATTGGGAGCGCAACGGTTTCTGCCTTTGGCTCAAGCGCCTCGAAGCCAAACGTTTCAAAACCACGCACGAACTTACCTACGACGTTATCGTGCTGACGGTTCAGGAACTCCACTGGCTACTTGACACTTAG
- a CDS encoding heparinase II/III family protein: protein MKALLIKIRTARQLGIANLARVLSYRIGVKTGLNPVRRLISSTASAPFFRESLVERKGLPYSAQWNTELHYFGRWPCPISEEPPSWHINPLNGVKLPGAELEWWRIPDFDVAVGDIKCVWEASRFDWVLAYAQRACSTDSSVICRLNMWLQDWCAENPPYRGPNWKCGQEASIRVLHLAMAALLLDQARLPLQGVQDLVELHLKRIEPTLGYAMAQDNNHGTSEAAALFVGGSWLANCGVRAGLRWQRLGRKWLENRVARLIENDGSFSQYSINYHRVLLDTLSMAEVWRLKHGLVPFSSAFLHRAQAASRWLATMVNSSTGDAPNIGANDGARLLPLTDTAYRDFRPSVQLATVLFSGERAYSGTGEWDLPLHWLNVDIPEEVASTPDSRLFDDGGYAVLKQGRCFVLLRYPRFRFRPSQADALHLDLWRDGACLLGDAGSYSYNTAVRWLSYFPGTASHNTVQFDGRDQMPRLSRFLFGDWLRTSAVEPLKSQVQSQECGASYTDARGATHRRHVAVNDNHLTITDELSGFIKTAVLRWRLQPGEWVVQGESITDGKQRLSVNGSMRFLRFELVQGWQSLHYLEKNEVPVLEVEVDTAGVLTTEYYW, encoded by the coding sequence ATGAAGGCTTTATTGATCAAGATACGGACGGCTCGTCAGTTGGGTATTGCCAATCTGGCGCGGGTCCTATCATACCGCATCGGGGTCAAGACAGGTCTGAATCCCGTACGCAGGCTAATTTCGAGCACTGCATCGGCGCCTTTTTTTCGTGAATCGCTGGTGGAGCGTAAGGGGTTGCCTTATTCGGCGCAGTGGAATACCGAACTCCATTATTTTGGGCGTTGGCCATGTCCGATCTCGGAGGAGCCTCCGAGTTGGCACATCAACCCCCTCAATGGTGTCAAGTTACCAGGTGCCGAGCTGGAGTGGTGGAGAATTCCCGACTTCGATGTTGCGGTGGGGGATATCAAATGCGTTTGGGAGGCGTCGCGTTTCGATTGGGTTCTTGCCTATGCCCAAAGAGCTTGCAGTACAGATTCTTCAGTGATCTGCCGCCTGAATATGTGGTTGCAAGACTGGTGCGCTGAAAATCCGCCGTATCGGGGGCCAAACTGGAAGTGTGGTCAGGAGGCCTCAATTCGTGTCTTGCACTTGGCCATGGCGGCTCTTTTGCTTGATCAGGCCAGGTTGCCTCTGCAAGGTGTACAAGATTTGGTCGAGCTGCATCTGAAGCGTATTGAGCCTACGCTAGGCTATGCCATGGCGCAGGACAACAACCATGGTACTTCAGAGGCTGCTGCGCTTTTTGTAGGGGGGAGTTGGCTAGCCAATTGTGGTGTCCGTGCGGGGCTACGCTGGCAACGTCTGGGGCGCAAGTGGCTGGAGAACCGTGTAGCCCGTCTAATCGAAAATGACGGTAGCTTCAGTCAGTACTCGATCAACTACCACCGTGTCTTACTCGATACTCTGTCCATGGCTGAAGTTTGGCGCCTCAAGCACGGGCTTGTTCCATTCTCCAGTGCATTTCTTCATCGCGCACAGGCAGCTTCCCGATGGCTGGCCACAATGGTTAATAGTTCAACTGGTGACGCTCCCAATATCGGTGCCAATGATGGTGCCAGGTTATTGCCTCTGACTGATACGGCTTATCGTGATTTCCGCCCCTCTGTTCAGCTTGCCACGGTGCTCTTTTCCGGTGAGCGTGCTTATTCTGGAACAGGCGAGTGGGATTTGCCGTTGCATTGGCTTAATGTGGACATTCCTGAAGAGGTTGCTTCAACTCCGGATAGTCGGCTGTTCGACGATGGCGGCTATGCAGTGCTCAAGCAAGGGCGCTGCTTCGTTTTGTTGCGCTATCCGCGTTTTCGTTTTCGCCCAAGTCAGGCCGATGCGTTGCATCTCGATTTGTGGCGTGACGGTGCGTGCTTGTTGGGAGATGCTGGGTCATACAGCTACAATACCGCTGTTCGATGGCTTAGCTATTTTCCTGGGACGGCTAGTCATAACACCGTGCAGTTCGACGGCCGTGATCAGATGCCCAGGCTTAGTCGGTTTTTGTTTGGGGACTGGCTGCGCACTTCTGCAGTCGAACCATTGAAATCACAGGTTCAGTCGCAGGAATGTGGTGCTTCCTATACCGATGCTCGAGGAGCGACCCATCGGCGTCATGTTGCAGTGAATGACAACCATCTGACTATTACAGACGAGCTTTCTGGGTTTATCAAAACAGCTGTTTTACGCTGGCGCTTGCAGCCAGGTGAGTGGGTCGTCCAGGGAGAGTCGATTACGGACGGAAAGCAGCGGTTATCGGTCAATGGCAGCATGAGGTTTTTGCGATTTGAGTTAGTTCAGGGATGGCAGTCGCTCCACTATCTAGAGAAAAACGAAGTGCCAGTATTGGAAGTTGAAGTCGATACTGCAGGTGTACTGACCACGGAGTACTATTGGTAG
- a CDS encoding sugar transferase: protein MIKRIMDILVAASALLLLSPVMLIVAWLIRRKLGSPILFRQVRPGMHARPFQMVKFRTMRDACDAEGNPLPDVERMTPFGRFLRSSSLDELPELWNVLKGDMSLVGPRPLLMEYLPLYSAEQSRRHDVRPGVTGWAQINGRNAISWDEKFKFDIWYVDNRSILLDLRIILQTVRKVLARNDINAAGEVTITKFTGSKR from the coding sequence ATGATCAAGCGGATAATGGATATACTTGTCGCGGCGTCCGCCCTGCTACTGCTGTCTCCTGTCATGCTGATAGTCGCTTGGCTCATTCGCCGGAAACTGGGCTCTCCGATATTGTTTCGTCAGGTCCGTCCTGGTATGCATGCAAGACCCTTTCAGATGGTCAAGTTTCGCACCATGCGTGACGCCTGCGATGCCGAGGGAAATCCGCTTCCTGATGTTGAGCGCATGACACCGTTTGGCCGGTTCTTGCGTTCCAGTAGTCTTGACGAATTACCAGAGCTCTGGAACGTGCTCAAGGGAGATATGAGCCTGGTCGGTCCACGACCCTTGCTGATGGAGTACTTACCGCTTTACAGTGCTGAGCAAAGCCGACGCCATGACGTTCGTCCGGGAGTGACGGGTTGGGCACAAATAAATGGCAGGAATGCGATCAGTTGGGATGAAAAATTTAAATTTGATATTTGGTATGTGGATAATAGGTCTATTTTGCTTGACCTCAGAATAATCCTCCAAACAGTGAGAAAGGTTTTGGCCCGTAATGACATAAATGCTGCAGGCGAGGTAACCATTACCAAGTTTACCGGTAGTAAGCGATGA
- a CDS encoding O-antigen polymerase, which translates to MDEQAFANKILAIFISLGILGYALVLKHKAQSWVSPGVIFSIFWFLVTFLPLTIVFNAPINPWSVLFIAICVFIFGLPGFSSALRTPLVNNIETKKNTQENYSGAFLSLSFFTIQLITILCILINLSIQGLSLSEFFSDVSGTANYYLNLRYSGKIESNIFLQLGGLLNYTGVCIGGLILGNKQGNLKRASILLLSFLPAILYMIMYADKGTLFLSAAFFYGGIIINRLRKGDTALTNKSTNKILILTLPILLIALTSSFIARGIDARDTGLLLSKLGYYFSSYALAHLYAFSDWFSSYNSESSVKIYEHSEDLTLGFSTFMAIFRAFGDLRPIPEGYYNEYFQYKDILKTNIFTMFRGTIQDFGIIGTFLYMLITGTIFNIAYITLLTARNPVVSVAIYICGIGYIYTSFMLSIMVWNSIFVLLITLTFMLYINELYQNIQAKKLHPANLSPQNSTHSLKNLHKPKFWNAISKDDRMSD; encoded by the coding sequence ATGGACGAACAGGCATTTGCAAACAAAATCTTAGCGATCTTTATCAGCCTTGGAATTTTAGGATATGCTCTCGTCTTAAAACACAAAGCTCAATCCTGGGTTTCACCTGGAGTTATATTTTCCATATTCTGGTTCCTAGTCACATTCCTACCACTAACCATAGTATTTAATGCACCTATAAATCCCTGGTCAGTTTTATTTATTGCCATCTGCGTTTTTATTTTCGGACTACCCGGATTTTCCTCAGCCCTGAGGACCCCACTTGTTAATAATATAGAAACAAAAAAAAACACCCAAGAAAACTACTCAGGAGCTTTTCTATCTCTTTCTTTTTTTACAATACAACTAATCACAATCCTATGCATTTTGATAAACCTTTCAATCCAGGGACTTAGTCTCAGCGAGTTTTTTTCAGATGTCTCAGGCACCGCAAACTATTATCTAAATCTCCGATACTCTGGAAAAATAGAAAGCAACATTTTTTTACAGCTAGGAGGGTTATTAAACTACACAGGAGTATGTATCGGTGGATTGATCCTCGGAAACAAACAAGGAAACCTCAAGAGAGCATCAATTCTGCTACTTAGCTTTCTCCCCGCCATACTTTACATGATCATGTACGCGGACAAAGGGACTTTGTTCCTATCCGCAGCCTTTTTTTATGGCGGAATAATCATTAATCGCCTGAGAAAAGGCGACACTGCGCTCACAAATAAATCAACAAATAAAATCCTAATCCTCACCCTACCAATATTATTGATTGCACTGACATCCTCTTTTATCGCAAGAGGAATTGACGCGCGCGATACCGGCTTACTACTAAGCAAATTAGGATACTATTTCTCATCATACGCCCTTGCACATCTGTATGCATTCTCAGACTGGTTTTCCAGCTACAACTCAGAAAGCTCAGTGAAAATATATGAACACAGCGAAGATTTAACCTTAGGATTTTCAACATTTATGGCTATCTTTAGAGCCTTTGGTGATCTACGACCAATTCCCGAGGGATATTATAACGAGTATTTTCAATATAAAGACATCCTGAAAACAAATATATTCACCATGTTCAGAGGAACAATTCAAGACTTTGGAATCATAGGAACCTTCCTATACATGTTAATAACAGGCACCATATTCAACATAGCCTATATCACACTACTAACAGCCAGAAACCCTGTAGTATCAGTCGCCATCTACATATGCGGAATAGGATATATATATACATCATTCATGCTAAGCATAATGGTATGGAACAGCATATTTGTGCTTCTCATCACCTTGACATTCATGCTCTACATCAACGAGCTATACCAGAATATACAAGCCAAAAAGTTGCACCCAGCAAATCTTTCACCTCAAAATAGCACACACAGTCTGAAAAACTTACATAAACCGAAATTCTGGAACGCCATCTCGAAAGATGACCGCATGAGTGACTGA
- a CDS encoding DegT/DnrJ/EryC1/StrS family aminotransferase: MLNSSFSPWPSFSIEEGDAIRNVLLSNKVNYWTGQECREFEREFSLWVGTNYAVAVANGTVALDLALKALHIGTGDEVIVTSRTFLASVSSIVNAGAVPIFADVDVESQNVTAETIEAVLSSRTRGIICVHLAGWPCDMDPIMALAAKHNLKVIEDCAQAHGARYKGRAVGSIGHVGAWSFCQDKIMTTGGEGGMVTTNDRSLWSSMWSFKDHGKSWEAVYEREHPPGFRWLHESFGTNWRMLEIQAAIGRIQLRKMKGWTETRLAHASRIWGCASKLTALRVPKVPQEYLHAAYKCYVFLKPEQLKEGWSRDRVLLEIAERGVPCFTGSCSEVYLEKAFDGTGWRPKKPMECARTLGETSLMFLVHPTLTDSEIEKTCAVLTSVMELASL, translated from the coding sequence GTGTTGAATTCATCGTTTTCTCCCTGGCCTTCTTTTTCTATTGAAGAGGGAGATGCAATTCGTAATGTCCTTTTGTCCAACAAGGTTAACTATTGGACAGGGCAAGAATGCCGAGAGTTTGAGCGAGAGTTTTCGCTCTGGGTTGGTACGAACTATGCCGTAGCGGTGGCAAATGGCACCGTTGCTTTGGATCTCGCGCTAAAGGCATTGCATATTGGTACTGGAGATGAAGTTATTGTAACGTCTCGCACCTTTCTGGCTTCCGTTTCCAGTATTGTCAATGCAGGCGCCGTTCCGATTTTTGCTGATGTTGATGTTGAGTCGCAAAATGTAACTGCTGAAACCATTGAGGCAGTGCTCTCTTCGCGAACACGTGGAATTATTTGCGTTCACTTGGCTGGTTGGCCATGTGATATGGATCCGATCATGGCTTTGGCTGCCAAGCATAATCTTAAGGTTATAGAAGATTGTGCGCAGGCTCATGGTGCACGTTATAAGGGGCGTGCGGTAGGTTCAATCGGGCACGTTGGGGCTTGGTCTTTTTGTCAAGATAAGATCATGACCACCGGCGGTGAGGGTGGAATGGTTACTACTAATGACCGTAGCTTGTGGTCTAGCATGTGGTCATTCAAAGATCATGGTAAAAGCTGGGAGGCCGTGTATGAACGCGAGCATCCCCCGGGTTTTCGTTGGCTTCATGAAAGTTTCGGGACCAACTGGCGCATGCTGGAAATTCAGGCAGCAATCGGGCGTATCCAATTAAGAAAAATGAAGGGCTGGACTGAGACGCGACTCGCTCATGCGAGCAGGATATGGGGATGTGCTTCCAAACTCACCGCGCTCCGAGTCCCCAAGGTACCTCAAGAGTATTTGCATGCTGCCTATAAATGTTATGTGTTTCTGAAACCAGAACAACTCAAAGAAGGCTGGAGTCGTGATCGGGTTTTGTTAGAGATTGCTGAGAGGGGGGTTCCTTGTTTTACAGGTTCGTGCTCTGAAGTGTACTTGGAGAAGGCTTTTGATGGTACAGGTTGGCGTCCTAAAAAACCTATGGAATGTGCAAGGACTCTTGGCGAAACAAGCCTGATGTTTTTAGTTCATCCCACCTTGACTGACTCTGAAATTGAAAAAACCTGTGCAGTGTTAACAAGTGTCATGGAGTTGGCGAGTCTGTAG
- a CDS encoding glycosyltransferase family 4 protein — MRVLYFHQHFSTPKGATGIRSYEMARRLIARGHQVTMVCGSYGGGKTGVDTPFLNGLRRGRVEGIDIIEFNLAYSNSDGFLTRAISFLKFAFRSVRLALTERYDVVFATTTPLTAGIPGVFARYLRCKPFVFEVRDLWPELPKAMGVIRNPLILGAMSILEWISYRSAHRLIGLSPGIVEGIARRGVPRERIAMVPNGCDLDIFDVPVCGWRPNGVLPEHLMAIFAGTHGQANQLDAVLDAAAELKRRDRDDIRLVLIGQGKLKPALQRRANEQGISNVIFHEPVDKERLSGLMASADLGLQVLANVPAFYFGTSPNKFFDYIASGLPVLNNYPGWLAEMIVQEDCGYVVDPDSPEAFADALEQAADDRPALAAKGLKGQALAAREFDRRKLADQFVDWLEGVA, encoded by the coding sequence ATGCGAGTTCTTTATTTTCATCAACATTTTTCCACCCCTAAAGGTGCAACTGGTATTCGTTCGTATGAAATGGCTCGCCGGCTGATCGCCAGAGGGCATCAGGTTACGATGGTCTGCGGTAGTTATGGTGGAGGTAAAACCGGTGTCGATACCCCTTTTCTCAATGGGCTACGCAGAGGGCGTGTAGAAGGTATCGATATCATAGAGTTCAATCTGGCTTACTCCAATAGCGATGGCTTTCTGACGCGAGCTATCAGTTTTCTGAAGTTTGCTTTTCGAAGTGTCAGGCTAGCGTTGACCGAGCGATACGATGTTGTATTTGCCACCACGACTCCACTGACTGCCGGTATCCCTGGTGTGTTTGCACGCTACTTGAGATGCAAGCCATTTGTTTTCGAGGTTCGCGATCTCTGGCCTGAGCTACCCAAGGCAATGGGAGTCATCCGTAATCCCCTGATATTGGGTGCCATGTCCATTCTTGAATGGATCAGCTATCGCTCAGCTCACCGACTGATAGGTTTGTCTCCTGGAATCGTCGAGGGGATTGCCCGTCGGGGCGTGCCCCGTGAGCGAATTGCAATGGTGCCCAATGGTTGCGATCTGGATATCTTTGATGTGCCGGTTTGCGGCTGGCGACCGAACGGCGTGCTGCCTGAGCATTTGATGGCGATCTTTGCCGGCACCCACGGGCAGGCCAATCAGCTGGACGCGGTGCTGGATGCTGCTGCTGAGTTGAAGCGGCGTGATCGTGATGACATTCGCCTGGTGCTGATTGGTCAGGGCAAGCTTAAACCCGCCTTACAGAGGCGTGCAAATGAGCAAGGTATCAGCAATGTGATTTTTCATGAGCCTGTTGACAAGGAGCGTCTTTCCGGCTTGATGGCTTCTGCTGATCTGGGGCTCCAAGTGCTGGCCAATGTGCCGGCGTTCTACTTCGGTACTTCGCCGAACAAGTTTTTTGACTACATCGCATCTGGCCTTCCAGTACTAAACAATTACCCGGGATGGCTCGCAGAGATGATCGTCCAAGAGGATTGTGGATATGTTGTCGATCCGGATAGCCCGGAGGCCTTTGCTGATGCGCTTGAGCAAGCTGCTGATGATCGTCCAGCGCTGGCAGCCAAAGGCCTGAAAGGACAGGCGTTAGCTGCGAGAGAGTTTGACCGCCGTAAGCTTGCGGATCAGTTTGTCGATTGGTTGGAGGGCGTAGCGTAA
- a CDS encoding AglZ/HisF2 family acetamidino modification protein, producing the protein MLRPRVIPCLLVRDKGLVKTVKFKDSKYIGDPLNAVKIFNEKEVDELVVLDIDASVAGREPDYALIKKMAMECRMPFCYGGGISSVEQARKIIGLGVEKIAISSAAVQNPDLIRQIADEIGSQSVVVVLDVKKRLLSGRYDVWINNGRKNTGKCLLDMCKELQRQGVGEIVVNSIDYDGVMKGYNFDVIEKIYPDVTVPLTVLGGAGTIDDVGSLIRRFGVVGAAAGSLFLFKGVYKAVLINYPTFVERDALLEKYLSS; encoded by the coding sequence ATGTTACGGCCTAGAGTAATTCCGTGTCTGTTGGTTCGAGACAAAGGCTTAGTGAAAACCGTTAAATTTAAGGATTCAAAATATATCGGTGATCCGCTAAACGCGGTAAAGATCTTCAATGAAAAAGAGGTTGATGAACTAGTTGTTCTCGATATCGATGCTTCGGTTGCCGGCCGAGAGCCTGATTATGCGCTTATAAAGAAGATGGCAATGGAGTGTCGTATGCCATTTTGTTATGGTGGTGGGATCTCTAGCGTGGAGCAGGCCAGAAAAATCATTGGTCTCGGAGTCGAAAAAATCGCTATAAGTTCTGCCGCCGTCCAAAATCCAGATTTGATACGACAGATTGCAGATGAAATTGGCAGTCAAAGTGTTGTAGTCGTTCTAGATGTAAAAAAACGCTTGCTGAGTGGGCGTTATGATGTCTGGATAAACAACGGGAGGAAAAATACGGGCAAGTGCCTGCTGGATATGTGTAAAGAACTTCAGCGCCAAGGTGTTGGAGAGATTGTGGTTAACTCCATTGACTATGATGGAGTGATGAAAGGTTATAATTTTGATGTGATAGAGAAAATTTATCCTGATGTCACGGTTCCGTTGACAGTCTTGGGTGGCGCCGGAACTATTGATGATGTTGGTAGTTTGATTAGAAGGTTTGGTGTGGTGGGGGCTGCAGCTGGCAGCCTTTTTTTATTTAAGGGTGTATACAAGGCGGTTTTGATAAATTATCCGACTTTTGTTGAGCGAGATGCGCTATTGGAGAAATATCTCTCATCGTAA
- a CDS encoding bi-domain-containing oxidoreductase — MKQILQDMAKGKTTVTQAPAPEASPGNLIINTRVSLISAGTERMLVGFGKASYLEKARQQPEKVRMVLEKVQTDGLATTIEAVQSKLAQPLPLGYCNVGVVNEIGAGVTGFKLGERVVSNGAHADVVKVPRNLCALIPDNVDDISASFTVVASIGLQGIRLAQPTLGETFVVIGAGLIGLLAVQLLRAHGCRVLAVDFDDSKLMLARQFGASVCNPGKGEDPVAAGMAFSRGQGVDGVIITASTKSSDPVTQAARMSRKRARIILVGVTGLELNRADFYEKELSFQVSCSYGPGRYDPAYEDQGNDYPIGFVRWTEQRNFEAVLDMMSSGQLNVASLVTHRFAFEDAVDAYQLLTDDKSALGIVLQYESNDAERHITRVVLDDSRALSFSSSKPVVGFIGAGNYASRILIPAFKAAGAQFHTIVTAGGLNGVIHGSKAGFVEASTDVAVMLDEPTINTVVIVTRHDSHARFVEQALVAGKHVFVEKPLAIQPAELRVVEEAYGKAHSNGLKLHLMVGFNRRFSPQIQKMKTLLSAVKEPKSFIMTMNAGAIPANHWTQDPLTGGGRIIGEACHFIDLMRFLAGSKITSIQAQRMGDCDAVAVVEDKASITLGFEDGSFGTIHYFANGASSFPKERVEVFAAGRVLQLDNFRKLKGFGWPGFSKLNLWKQNKGQNECVAAFLAAVENGGLTPIPAQEIFEVARVTMEVARILRDQ; from the coding sequence ATGAAACAGATTCTGCAGGATATGGCAAAGGGTAAGACTACGGTGACGCAGGCTCCTGCACCTGAGGCCTCTCCCGGCAACCTCATTATTAATACGCGAGTATCCCTGATTTCTGCAGGTACCGAGCGCATGTTAGTGGGCTTCGGTAAGGCTTCGTATCTGGAGAAGGCGCGGCAACAACCCGAAAAGGTAAGAATGGTGCTGGAAAAGGTCCAGACTGATGGTTTGGCCACGACTATCGAGGCTGTTCAGTCGAAGCTGGCACAGCCTCTTCCTCTGGGTTACTGCAATGTTGGTGTTGTGAACGAGATTGGGGCAGGCGTCACTGGCTTCAAGTTAGGCGAAAGAGTTGTTTCTAATGGTGCTCACGCTGATGTGGTCAAAGTTCCCAGGAATCTCTGTGCGCTGATTCCTGATAATGTCGATGATATTTCTGCTTCGTTCACCGTTGTGGCCAGTATCGGCCTGCAGGGTATTCGCCTTGCGCAGCCGACGCTTGGAGAAACTTTCGTTGTCATCGGAGCCGGGCTTATCGGCTTGTTGGCTGTGCAGTTGCTCAGAGCCCATGGTTGCCGTGTGTTGGCTGTTGATTTTGATGATTCGAAGCTGATGCTTGCCCGTCAATTCGGTGCCAGCGTTTGCAATCCTGGTAAAGGCGAAGACCCAGTCGCTGCTGGCATGGCTTTCAGCCGAGGTCAGGGGGTCGATGGGGTGATTATTACTGCCTCAACCAAGTCCAGTGACCCGGTTACTCAGGCAGCAAGGATGTCACGCAAGCGTGCTCGTATCATTCTGGTCGGTGTGACGGGGTTAGAGCTCAATCGTGCAGATTTTTACGAGAAAGAATTGAGCTTTCAGGTCTCTTGTTCTTATGGTCCTGGTCGTTATGACCCAGCCTACGAGGACCAGGGTAATGATTACCCGATAGGTTTCGTACGTTGGACCGAGCAACGAAATTTTGAAGCCGTACTCGACATGATGAGTAGCGGTCAGTTGAATGTAGCGTCGCTGGTTACACACCGCTTTGCTTTTGAAGATGCTGTCGATGCCTATCAATTATTGACCGATGACAAGTCTGCTCTCGGCATCGTTTTACAATATGAATCGAATGATGCCGAGCGGCATATTACACGTGTTGTGCTTGATGATTCTCGTGCGTTGAGTTTCAGTTCAAGCAAGCCGGTTGTTGGCTTCATTGGTGCCGGAAACTATGCTTCACGAATTCTTATTCCTGCATTCAAAGCAGCAGGTGCCCAGTTTCACACGATCGTTACCGCAGGCGGTTTAAACGGCGTCATTCATGGCAGCAAGGCTGGCTTCGTCGAGGCGTCAACGGATGTTGCAGTGATGCTTGATGAGCCTACAATCAACACGGTAGTGATTGTTACTCGTCATGACAGTCATGCGCGCTTCGTTGAGCAGGCTTTAGTGGCGGGTAAGCATGTGTTTGTCGAGAAACCGTTGGCGATCCAGCCAGCTGAGCTTAGGGTCGTCGAGGAGGCCTATGGCAAAGCTCATTCCAATGGGTTGAAGCTGCATCTAATGGTGGGGTTCAACCGCCGCTTTTCGCCGCAGATTCAAAAAATGAAGACTTTGCTGTCAGCAGTAAAGGAGCCGAAGTCGTTTATCATGACCATGAATGCGGGTGCCATACCGGCTAACCACTGGACGCAGGACCCGCTTACTGGAGGAGGGCGCATTATTGGCGAGGCGTGTCATTTCATTGATCTCATGCGCTTCCTGGCGGGTAGCAAAATCACTTCTATCCAGGCACAACGTATGGGTGACTGTGACGCTGTGGCCGTTGTTGAAGACAAGGCTTCCATTACTCTGGGCTTCGAGGATGGATCCTTTGGTACCATTCACTACTTTGCCAATGGTGCTTCAAGCTTTCCAAAGGAAAGGGTGGAGGTATTTGCGGCTGGCCGAGTGCTCCAGTTGGATAACTTTCGCAAGTTGAAGGGCTTCGGCTGGCCGGGTTTCAGTAAATTAAATCTGTGGAAGCAAAACAAAGGCCAAAATGAATGCGTTGCCGCGTTTCTAGCGGCAGTAGAAAATGGTGGCCTTACACCTATTCCCGCGCAAGAGATTTTCGAGGTGGCTCGGGTTACCATGGAAGTCGCACGGATTCTACGCGATCAATGA